One genomic window of Ferrimicrobium sp. includes the following:
- a CDS encoding 1-acyl-sn-glycerol-3-phosphate acyltransferase, giving the protein MVDRSRYIAPSTFERRFYQGAQRIVEGFNARYWMTTVHYEEAMPPPPYILAPTHRSNIDTLLVGSVTGDPMTYMAKSGVFANSVLARLLRLLGGFPVDRDGTDRDAVEIAQAALASGSSLVVFPEGTRRRGMLVTDLEEGASYLALKARVPIVPVGIYGSELAMPIGAKGLYPAPIAIEVGRAVFPLSVRQGELATTRTRRSEITRLTLLITDELNRLRAQAKRQRTLLLRTL; this is encoded by the coding sequence ATTGCTCCTTCAACCTTTGAACGCCGGTTCTACCAGGGCGCACAACGCATTGTCGAGGGCTTCAACGCTCGCTATTGGATGACAACCGTTCACTATGAGGAGGCGATGCCTCCGCCACCGTACATCTTGGCTCCAACGCATCGCTCAAATATCGATACGTTGCTTGTCGGCTCAGTAACTGGTGACCCGATGACCTACATGGCCAAGTCAGGTGTCTTTGCCAACTCAGTCCTTGCTCGCCTTTTGCGTTTGCTTGGAGGCTTTCCAGTCGATCGAGACGGGACCGATCGCGATGCAGTGGAGATCGCGCAGGCTGCGTTGGCCTCAGGTTCGAGTTTGGTCGTCTTTCCAGAGGGTACCCGCCGTCGCGGCATGCTGGTGACTGACCTAGAGGAGGGTGCCTCCTACCTCGCCTTAAAGGCACGGGTGCCGATCGTGCCTGTCGGTATCTATGGCTCCGAGTTAGCGATGCCGATTGGGGCAAAGGGTCTATACCCGGCACCAATCGCGATCGAGGTCGGCAGGGCAGTGTTTCCTCTGTCGGTTCGCCAAGGCGAACTGGCAACCACGCGCACGCGCCGCTCCGAAATCACAAGGCTCACGCTGCTCATAACCGATGAGTTGAATCGATTACGTGCCCAAGCCAAGCGCCAGCGAACGCTCTTGTTGCGAACGCTCTAA